GCCAGTGGCAATTGCGAAATCGCGTAAAACCACAGCCACAATGCCGCCACCCCCACCGCACCGCGCCACAGATGATGCGCCGCCATGCTGGTGCGCAGCGTGCCGCCGTGCCAGCGTATCCACAGCCCTAGTGTCAGCATGCCGATGATGCCGCGGCAGGCAACGATTTCCGCCACCGAAAAATGGGCAGACGCCAGTTTGACACCGACCCCCATGATGGAAAATAAGAAACTCGCGACCAACATCCAGAGCGATTGCATGGGAAACTATGACCTCTAAAAAAAACCAGCAAAAAATAAGGAGGCCGCGGCCTCCTTTGTTACAACGCCATACGACGTCGGTACCATTCATGAAAATGCTGCATGCCATCTTCCATCGGCGATTGGTAAGGGCCAACTTCGTTTTCACCGCGCGCCAACAAAGCACGCCGACCGGCATCCATGCGCGCGCCGATTTCATCATCTTCGACACAAGTTTCCATGTAGGCGGCGCGTTCGGCCTCGATGAACTCGCGCTCAAACAGCACGATTTCTTCGGGATAGTAAAACTCGACCACGTTGCGCGTCTTGCCGGTTGCAGTGGGCCATAAGGTCGAGACCACCAACACATGCGGATACCACTCAACCATGATGTTGGGATACAAGGTCAACCAAATGGCACCGTATTTCGGTGCTTCGCCTTGACGGTATTGCAGCACCTGTTCTTGCCAGCGGCGATAAGTTTCCGAACCCGATTTGAGCAAACCATTGGCCACACCGACCGTTTGCACGCTGTAATCTTCGCCGAATTCCCAGCGCAAATCATCACAGGCAACGAAGCTGCCCAAGCCGGGATGAAACGGCTCGACGTGATAATCTTCCAGATACACTTCGATGAAGGTTTTCCAGTTGTAAGCGCATTCATGCACTTCGACATGATCGAGCAAATAGCCGCTGAAATCGAGCTCACGCGTCACACTGAGTTGGCCCATGCGTTCCATGACGTTGTAACCGTTTTGCTCGAACAATAAGCCGTTCCAATTCTGCAGCGGCGTGCGCTTGAGATGCAGACAAGGTGTATCGGCGAAATGCGGCGCGCCGATCAACTCACCTGTGAGGTCATAGGTCCAGCGATGCAGCGGACAGACGATTTGTTTGGCATTGCCGCGGCCATTGAACATCAGCGCTTGCCGGTGCCGGCAAACGTTAGACATGAGCTCAATACCGTGAGCACTGCGGACCAGCATGCGACCTTCATTTTCGGCGGCCAGCGTGGCGTAATCGCCAACTTCAGGCACCATCAATGCATGGCCGACATAGCGTGGGCCGGCTTGGAACAAATCTTTGATTTCGCGCTGTAACAGCGTTTCATCAAAATATACTTGCACCGGAAGTTGCGCGTCAGAACGCGCGAGTGTAGACAAAGAAGCCAGATCGGACATCCCCACCCCCCAAATTAATTTGCACCAACCTAAGAGAGAAAGAATCCACAAAAACCTGTTTCCGCGCGGGGTTTCAGTCCACGCGAAAATTCAAACGATCAAACGCCTTGAAGAGGAAATTTTGGACAGAGCCGAGAATTATACCTGAAACCATTCTGATTCATCAATCGCGACGTCTATGTAACGACAAAATCTCGCGCCGCGCTAAGGCTGTATCGCGATGGCACCGAATACAACAGAGTAAATCATTTAGGTACATTCATCTAATTGGCTTTTTTCGCACCGCAACAAAATATGGCAAAGCTCAAGCATCCCCAGCAAACAAACAATTTTTGGCAAAAAAAGCGAATTAAATTCCGACGAATTGCATTTTTTTACTGCACCACTATGCTGCAC
The sequence above is drawn from the Undibacterium sp. CCC3.4 genome and encodes:
- a CDS encoding aromatic ring-hydroxylating dioxygenase subunit alpha, whose protein sequence is MSDLASLSTLARSDAQLPVQVYFDETLLQREIKDLFQAGPRYVGHALMVPEVGDYATLAAENEGRMLVRSAHGIELMSNVCRHRQALMFNGRGNAKQIVCPLHRWTYDLTGELIGAPHFADTPCLHLKRTPLQNWNGLLFEQNGYNVMERMGQLSVTRELDFSGYLLDHVEVHECAYNWKTFIEVYLEDYHVEPFHPGLGSFVACDDLRWEFGEDYSVQTVGVANGLLKSGSETYRRWQEQVLQYRQGEAPKYGAIWLTLYPNIMVEWYPHVLVVSTLWPTATGKTRNVVEFYYPEEIVLFEREFIEAERAAYMETCVEDDEIGARMDAGRRALLARGENEVGPYQSPMEDGMQHFHEWYRRRMAL